A window from Nycticebus coucang isolate mNycCou1 chromosome X, mNycCou1.pri, whole genome shotgun sequence encodes these proteins:
- the LOC128577962 gene encoding induced myeloid leukemia cell differentiation protein Mcl-1 homolog yields MEAPAADAIMSPEGELDAYEPEPLRKQPEVLPLLELAGEAGNGPNTDGSLPSTPPPAEEDELYQQSLEIISRYLREQATGTKEAKPMGRAGAASRKALETLRRVGDEVQRNHQTAFRGMLRKLDIKTANDVKSLSGVMVHVFSYGVTNWGRIVTLISFGAFVAKHLKSINQESCIEPLAENITNVLISTKRDWLVKQRGWDGFVEFFHLEDLESSIRNVLLAFAGVAGVGAGLAYLIR; encoded by the coding sequence ATGGAAGCCCCTGCTGCCGATGCCATCATGTCGCCCGAAGGTGAGCTGGACGCGTATGAGCCGGAGCCTCTCAGGAAGCAGCCGGAGGTCCTGCCTTTGCTGGAGTTGGCCGGGGAGGCTGGTAATGGCCCCAACACTGACGGGTCACTTCCTTCCACACCTCCCCCAGCAGAAGAGGATGAGTTATACCAGCAGTCGCTGGAGATCATCTCTCGGTACCTTCGGGAGCAGGCAACCGGCACCAAGGAGGCGAAGCCAATGGGCAGGGCAGGAGCCGCCAGCAGGAAGGCTCTCGAGACCTTGCGCCGCGTGGGAGACGAAGTGCAGCGCAACCACCAGACGGCCTTCCGAGGGATGCTTCGCAAGCTGGACATCAAAACCGCAAACGACGTCAAATCTTTGTCTGGAGTGATGGTCCATGTTTTCAGTTACGGTGTAACAAACTGGGGCAGGATTGTGACTCTGATTTCTTTCGGTGCCTTTGTGGCCAAACACCTGAAGAGCATAAACCAAGAAAGCTGCATCGAGCCATTAGCAGAAAATatcacaaatgtccttataagtACAAAACGGGACTGGCTAGTGAAACAAAGAGGCTGGGATGGTTTTGTGGAGTTCTTCCACCTGGAAGACCTGGAAAGCAGCATCAGAAATGTGCTGCTGGCTTTTGCAGGTGTCGCTGGAGTAGGAGCTGGTTTGGCCTATCTAATAAGATAG